A DNA window from Arachis hypogaea cultivar Tifrunner chromosome 18, arahy.Tifrunner.gnm2.J5K5, whole genome shotgun sequence contains the following coding sequences:
- the LOC112773252 gene encoding uncharacterized protein: MEDDHNTKVAQELQKQTYSSDGNGNGSGGGGGGGGGRPSKKPKQKKVPQRGLGVAQLEKIRMEELQKKNAVTILSPQQDSVASTKPTCMHLPIQNFHHSSQPPPRSQAEFRPMSLKQMLDAKVPGTGTVPLTHNSGFEEERFWVDPAAMQFLPSFPFESNPVWPLPYLGQKAPQFHHQLTSMVNVSTPPMPHYSREPPSNQNCNDNGLFARQAEKIVGVKRSYPFCLDAPPVPAYNYKLHPFAETQTNATTLCNSGFNNDASNSTLRELPSCSASNSELNSRKRNKENENFVGDFLTLASPTSTSSPPSKTKPFSAFLAIPNKDNPESESPSFQDTIEDQVPQVQAFNRFNQQKQPFYYFFPPVADELQIGLSAARTQNVNEAKENVDLNLKLGK, encoded by the exons atggAAGATGATCATAATACAAAAGTAGCTCAAGAGCTTCAAAAACAAACCTATAGTAGCGATGGTAACGGGAATGGTAGCGGCGGTGGAGGAGGCGGCGGCGGTGGTAGACCTTCGAAGAAGCCAAAGCAGAAAAAGGTGCCACAGAGAGGACTTGGTGTGGCACAGCTTGAGAAGATAAGAATGGAAGAACTGCAGAAGAAGAATGCTGTTACCATTCTATCACCACAACAAGATTCAGTTGCATCAACAAAACCCACATGTATGCATCTACCGATCCAAAACTTTCATCACTCCAGTCAACCTCCTCCTAGATCACAAGCTGAATTTAGGCCTATGTCACTCAAACAGATGTTGGATGCTAAGGTTCCGGGCACCGGTACTGTTCCATTGACACACAATTCAGGATTTGAGGAGGAGAGGTTTTGGGTTGATCCTGCAGCTATGCAGTTTCTACCAAGCTTTCCTTTTGAATCCAATCCTGTTTGGCCTTTGCCTTATTTGGGGCAGAAAGCACCACAATTTCATCATCAATTGACTTCCATG GTTAATGTCTCGACACCACCAATGCCTCATTACTCAAGAGAGCCCCCTTCAAACCAAAATTGTAATGATAACGGCCTGTTCGCAAGGCAGGCCGAGAAG ATTGTTGGCGTGAAGAGGTCTTACCCCTTCTGCCTGGATGCTCCTCCTGTGCCTGCTTACAATTATAAGTTGCATCCATTTGCCGAGACGCAAACGAATGCCACAACTTTGTGTAATAGTGGATTCAATAATGATGCTAGCAATTCAACTCTCAG GGAACTGCCATCATGTTCTGCTTCCAACTCAGAGCTAAACTCaaggaaaagaaacaaagaaaatgaGAATTTCGTTGGAGATTTTCTAACATTGGCTTCTCCTACTTCTACTTCATCCCCGCCTTCAAAGACGAAGCCTTTTTCGGCTTTCCTAGCGATTCCCAATAAGGACAATCCTGAATCTGAATCACCATCTTTTCAG GATACTATAGAAGATCAAGTTCCTCAAGTGCAAGCATTCAACCGCTTCAATCAACAGAAGCaacctttttattatttcttcccTCCGGTGGCCGATGAGCTGCAAATCGGACTTTCAGCAGCTAGAACTCAGAATGTTAATGAAGCTAAAGAAAACGTTGATCTTAATTTGAAACTTGGAAAATAG